One Acidimicrobiales bacterium genomic region harbors:
- a CDS encoding D-alanine--D-alanine ligase family protein, with amino-acid sequence MAPPERIRLVVLFGGRSAEHEVSCVSALHVLRAADPARYEVVAVGIARDGRWLAAGDAVLALGQGARALPSPDESAGPELDPLPAVAPPEGGQQVVVLPLLHGPMGEDGTVQGLLELAGVPYVGAGVAASAVCMDKGLSKRLLAAAGLAVAPWIEVRRHELGEGFQARVAGELGFPVFVKPANLGSSVGVTRVPGPEGLEAALAEALRYDEYVVVEEAVQGREIEVGVIGDESPRASVPGEIAPSHEFYDYDDKYVDGAAGLVVPADIGGALTTEVQELAVRAYRTLRVDGMARVDFFLEEGGRGFLVNELNTIPGFTPVSMFPRLWEASGVPYAELVDELVRLAVGRHRRRSRFQTSR; translated from the coding sequence GTGGCCCCGCCCGAGCGGATCCGGTTGGTCGTGCTGTTCGGCGGGCGCTCCGCCGAGCACGAGGTGTCGTGCGTCTCGGCCCTCCACGTCCTGCGGGCCGCCGACCCGGCCCGGTACGAAGTGGTCGCTGTAGGGATCGCCCGCGACGGTCGCTGGTTGGCGGCGGGGGACGCGGTTCTGGCGCTGGGCCAGGGCGCACGCGCCCTGCCCTCTCCGGACGAGAGCGCCGGCCCCGAGCTCGACCCGTTGCCGGCAGTGGCGCCGCCCGAAGGGGGCCAGCAGGTGGTCGTCCTGCCCCTCCTCCACGGGCCGATGGGGGAGGACGGTACGGTCCAGGGCCTGCTCGAGCTGGCCGGGGTGCCCTACGTGGGGGCGGGGGTCGCGGCGTCGGCGGTGTGCATGGACAAGGGGCTCTCCAAGCGGCTGCTGGCCGCTGCCGGCCTGGCGGTGGCGCCGTGGATAGAGGTCAGGCGCCACGAGCTGGGGGAGGGATTCCAGGCGCGCGTGGCGGGCGAGCTGGGCTTCCCCGTGTTCGTGAAGCCGGCCAACCTCGGCTCGTCGGTGGGCGTCACCAGGGTTCCCGGCCCGGAGGGGCTCGAGGCCGCCCTGGCCGAGGCGCTGCGCTACGACGAGTACGTCGTCGTCGAGGAGGCGGTGCAGGGACGCGAGATCGAGGTGGGGGTGATCGGGGACGAGTCCCCGCGGGCGTCGGTACCGGGGGAGATCGCGCCCAGCCACGAGTTCTACGACTACGACGACAAGTACGTGGACGGCGCCGCCGGCCTGGTCGTTCCGGCCGACATCGGGGGGGCGCTGACGACCGAGGTGCAGGAGCTCGCTGTGCGCGCCTACCGCACCCTGCGGGTGGACGGGATGGCGCGGGTCGACTTCTTCCTGGAGGAGGGCGGCCGCGGCTTCCTCGTGAACGAGCTGAACACGATCCCCGGATTCACGCCGGTGTCGATGTTCCCGCGGCTGTGGGAGGCCAGCGGGGTTCCGTATGCGGAGCTGGTGGACGAGCTGGTGCGGCTGGCGGTCGGGCGGCACCGGCGACGCTCGCGGTTCCAGACCAGCAGATGA
- a CDS encoding ACT domain-containing protein: MSERHFAVSAVGADRPGIVAGVTGALVDLGCNLEDTSMTVLRGRFAMVLIVAGPERLEAASVESTLRPVAGELGLAVWVHDVDELEPSAVEGESWAVSVHGADHPGIVHEVAAVLAEAGVNIVDLSTRVLSGEHPVYVMILEVILPPGSDPPALEERLALLSTRIGVACSMHLSGADIL, translated from the coding sequence ATGAGCGAACGTCATTTCGCCGTCTCGGCCGTGGGGGCCGACCGGCCCGGCATCGTCGCCGGGGTGACGGGCGCCCTCGTGGACCTGGGGTGCAACCTGGAGGACACGTCGATGACCGTGCTGAGGGGTCGCTTTGCCATGGTCCTGATCGTGGCCGGGCCGGAGCGCCTCGAAGCCGCGTCCGTCGAGAGCACGCTGCGACCGGTGGCGGGGGAGCTGGGCCTGGCGGTGTGGGTGCACGACGTGGACGAGCTGGAGCCGTCCGCCGTCGAAGGGGAGAGCTGGGCGGTGTCGGTCCACGGTGCCGACCACCCCGGGATCGTCCACGAGGTGGCCGCCGTGCTCGCTGAGGCCGGCGTGAACATCGTCGACCTGTCGACCCGGGTGCTGTCGGGGGAGCATCCGGTCTACGTCATGATCCTCGAGGTGATCCTGCCCCCCGGGAGCGACCCGCCCGCCCTCGAGGAGCGTCTGGCCCTGCTGTCGACGCGCATCGGCGTGGCGTGCTCGATGCACCTGTCGGGCGCCGACATCCTCTAG
- the def gene encoding peptide deformylase: protein MAVRPVVRLPDPVLSHPAGPVGPIDDAARRLATDLVDTMRASPACVGLAAPQIGVSLRAFVVDVTGHSKARSCHGTVVLIDPELVSYEGAELAREGCMSVPDLTGDVPRPTRVVVRGRAPDGSEVVVEADAFEARALLHELDHLDGRLFLDRVPGPAAVFQRRVYR from the coding sequence GTGGCCGTTCGTCCCGTAGTCCGCCTGCCCGATCCGGTCCTCAGTCACCCGGCGGGGCCGGTCGGGCCGATCGACGACGCCGCCCGGCGCCTGGCCACCGACCTCGTCGACACCATGCGCGCCAGCCCGGCGTGCGTCGGGTTGGCGGCACCGCAGATCGGCGTTTCCCTGCGGGCGTTCGTGGTGGACGTCACCGGGCATAGCAAGGCCCGGTCGTGCCACGGGACGGTGGTGCTGATCGACCCCGAGCTGGTCTCGTACGAGGGCGCCGAGCTGGCGCGGGAGGGGTGCATGAGCGTTCCCGACCTGACCGGCGACGTGCCCCGGCCGACCCGGGTGGTCGTGCGGGGGCGGGCGCCGGACGGATCGGAGGTGGTGGTCGAGGCCGACGCCTTCGAGGCGCGCGCCTTGCTCCACGAGCTCGACCACCTCGACGGCCGGCTGTTCCTCGACCGGGTCCCCGGCCCGGCAGCCGTGTTCCAGCGGCGCGTCTACCGCTGA
- the galK gene encoding galactokinase: MSDPGSRPVGVAGPDVLVRAVAPGRVNLIGDHTDYTGGWVLPMAVDRATTIELRRHGAGVELVSTHSPHAVVVDLAVATADAPRVADWGRYVAGVVAVLRPAQGGWGVVSSTVPVGAGLSSSSALTVAVALALGFSGPARDLARACQRAEQLGSGVPGGIMDQLCSAAAVEGAALVIDCESLELRPVPLPPGAEVLVAHSGTDRALVGSAYADRRADCDRAAALLGPLRDASVGAAEALTDAVLVRRARHVITENRRVLECAAALEEGDLAGAGRLMSDSHRSLRDDFDVSTPELDALVVALEAAPGVHGARLTGAGFGGCVVALADAGTLERLDASVLPGPVWRVHAAGGATAEVIDPGPDAGPAGQR, from the coding sequence TTGAGCGATCCCGGGAGCCGCCCGGTCGGCGTGGCCGGGCCGGACGTGCTGGTCCGGGCCGTGGCCCCGGGCCGGGTGAACCTGATCGGGGACCACACCGACTACACGGGCGGCTGGGTCCTGCCGATGGCCGTGGACCGCGCCACGACCATCGAGCTCCGCCGCCACGGCGCGGGGGTTGAGCTGGTCTCCACCCACTCCCCGCATGCCGTGGTCGTCGACCTCGCCGTGGCGACCGCCGACGCCCCGCGCGTCGCCGACTGGGGCCGCTACGTCGCCGGGGTGGTGGCCGTCCTGCGCCCCGCCCAGGGGGGATGGGGAGTGGTGTCGAGCACGGTCCCGGTCGGGGCCGGGCTCTCCTCGAGCTCAGCCCTGACCGTGGCGGTGGCCCTGGCGCTGGGGTTCTCCGGCCCGGCCCGGGACCTGGCCCGGGCCTGCCAGCGGGCCGAGCAGCTCGGGTCGGGGGTGCCCGGGGGGATCATGGACCAGCTCTGCTCGGCGGCGGCGGTCGAGGGGGCGGCCCTCGTCATCGACTGCGAGAGCCTCGAGCTGCGCCCCGTCCCCCTTCCGCCCGGCGCCGAGGTCCTGGTGGCCCACTCCGGCACCGACCGGGCCCTCGTGGGATCGGCGTACGCCGACCGCAGGGCCGACTGCGACCGGGCCGCGGCCCTCCTCGGACCGCTCCGGGATGCTTCGGTCGGGGCGGCGGAGGCCCTCACCGACGCTGTCCTGGTGCGGCGGGCCCGCCACGTGATCACCGAGAACCGGCGCGTGCTCGAGTGCGCCGCCGCCCTGGAGGAGGGGGATCTGGCCGGGGCGGGCCGGCTCATGTCCGACAGCCACCGCAGCCTCCGTGACGACTTCGACGTCTCCACTCCCGAGCTCGACGCTCTGGTCGTCGCCCTCGAGGCGGCCCCGGGCGTGCACGGCGCCCGGCTGACCGGCGCCGGCTTCGGGGGCTGCGTGGTGGCCCTGGCCGACGCCGGAACCCTCGAGCGCCTCGACGCCTCGGTGCTGCCCGGCCCGGTGTGGAGGGTGCACGCGGCCGGCGGCGCCACGGCCGAGGTCATCGACCCGGGCCCGGACGCGGGCCCGGCTGGTCAGCGGTAG